From Meiothermus sp., a single genomic window includes:
- a CDS encoding CBS domain-containing protein yields the protein MLVKDFMTPNPDVVTPDITVPEAAQIMKKGGFRRLPVVKEGRVVGIVTDRDLKEAMPSDATSLSIWELNYLISKLTVGEIMTRDPITVADTLPLQAAAKLMLEHKVGGLPVVHEGRLVGIVTVTDVLRAFLQREAELLVGAETNP from the coding sequence ATGCTGGTCAAGGACTTCATGACCCCCAACCCGGATGTGGTCACCCCGGATATCACGGTGCCCGAGGCCGCTCAGATCATGAAAAAGGGAGGGTTCCGCCGCCTGCCGGTGGTTAAAGAAGGCCGGGTGGTGGGGATCGTCACCGACCGCGACCTCAAGGAAGCCATGCCCTCGGATGCCACTTCGCTTTCCATCTGGGAGCTCAACTATCTGATTTCCAAGCTCACCGTGGGGGAAATCATGACCCGCGATCCCATCACGGTAGCCGACACCCTGCCCCTCCAGGCGGCGGCCAAGCTGATGCTCGAGCACAAGGTAGGGGGTCTGCCGGTGGTTCACGAGGGCAGGCTGGTGGGCATCGTGACCGTGACCGATGTGCTGCGGGCCTTCTTGCAGCGCGAGGCCGAGCTCCTGGTCGGGGCCGAAACCAACCCATAA
- a CDS encoding helicase HerA-like domain-containing protein codes for MPQPIPIAKGDSEVFLYPKMANRHGLIAGATGTGKTVSLRVLAEQLSRIGVPVFMADVKGDLSGMCKPGGDNPKVAERVQKLGLSDFQYEACPVVFWDVFGEQGHPVRATVSEMGPLLLARLLDLNETQSGVLTLVFKIADDNGLLLLDLKDLRAMLQYVGDNAEKFKTEYGNISAASIGTIQRGLIALEEQGGSRFFGEPALELEDLLQTQGGKGVVNILAADKLMQSPKLYSTFLLWMLSELFEQLPEVGDLEQPKLVFFFDEAHLLFDEAPKALREKIEQVVRLIRSKGVGVYFVSQNPLDIPDEVLGQLGNRVQHALRAFTPRDQKAVKAAAETFRPNPKLDLATVILEMGVGEALVSTLDEKGIPSVVERALVYPPRTQLPPLSPEERKQVIQQSPVYGRYEKALDRESAYEILRGRAAASVQPAPPTPQAQAPAQPAGGNLLGDLAKGAVGFLASREGQRIVRGVLGGLLGGGKRRR; via the coding sequence ATGCCACAGCCCATTCCCATTGCCAAAGGTGATTCGGAAGTATTCTTGTACCCCAAGATGGCCAACCGCCACGGCCTGATTGCCGGGGCCACCGGTACCGGCAAAACCGTGAGCCTCAGGGTGCTGGCCGAGCAGCTCTCCCGCATTGGCGTGCCGGTCTTTATGGCCGATGTGAAGGGCGACCTCTCGGGGATGTGCAAACCGGGGGGCGACAACCCCAAGGTGGCCGAGCGGGTGCAGAAGTTGGGCCTGTCGGACTTCCAGTACGAGGCCTGCCCGGTGGTGTTCTGGGACGTGTTCGGCGAGCAGGGCCACCCGGTGCGGGCCACCGTCTCGGAGATGGGGCCGCTGCTTTTGGCCCGCCTGCTCGATCTCAACGAGACCCAGAGCGGGGTGCTCACCCTGGTCTTCAAGATTGCCGACGACAACGGCCTCTTGCTCTTGGACTTGAAAGACCTGCGGGCCATGCTGCAGTACGTGGGCGATAATGCCGAAAAGTTCAAAACCGAGTATGGCAACATCTCGGCGGCCTCCATCGGCACCATTCAGCGTGGGCTAATTGCCCTGGAAGAGCAGGGCGGCAGCCGATTTTTTGGTGAGCCGGCGCTCGAGCTCGAAGACCTGCTCCAGACCCAGGGCGGCAAAGGGGTTGTGAACATCCTGGCCGCCGACAAACTGATGCAGTCGCCCAAGCTCTACAGCACCTTTTTGCTCTGGATGCTCTCCGAGCTTTTCGAGCAGTTGCCCGAGGTGGGCGACCTCGAGCAGCCCAAGCTGGTCTTCTTCTTCGACGAGGCCCACCTGCTCTTCGACGAAGCCCCCAAGGCCCTGCGGGAAAAAATCGAGCAGGTGGTGCGGCTTATCCGCAGCAAGGGGGTGGGGGTGTACTTCGTAAGCCAGAATCCCCTGGACATCCCCGACGAGGTGCTGGGGCAACTGGGCAACCGCGTGCAACACGCCCTGAGGGCCTTCACCCCGCGCGACCAAAAAGCCGTCAAGGCCGCCGCCGAGACCTTCCGGCCCAACCCCAAGCTCGACCTTGCCACCGTGATCCTGGAGATGGGGGTGGGCGAGGCGCTGGTCTCGACCCTGGACGAGAAGGGCATCCCCAGCGTGGTGGAGCGGGCCCTGGTCTACCCGCCCCGCACGCAGTTACCGCCCCTGTCTCCAGAGGAGCGCAAACAGGTCATTCAACAATCGCCCGTCTATGGGCGCTACGAGAAGGCCCTGGATCGGGAATCGGCCTACGAAATCCTGCGGGGCCGGGCCGCTGCGTCGGTGCAGCCCGCCCCCCCAACCCCCCAGGCCCAGGCCCCAGCCCAGCCTGCCGGGGGCAACCTCCTGGGCGACCTGGCCAAGGGGGCGGTGGGCTTCCTGGCCAGCCGCGAGGGACAGCGCATTGTGCGGGGGGTGCTGGGGGGGCTGCTGGGGGGCGGCAAGCGCAGAAGGTAG
- a CDS encoding HU family DNA-binding protein: protein MAKAAAKKTKTKADLIDQVAAAAGLKKKDAKAAVDAFLSKVEDALKAGNKVQLTGFGTFEVRSRKARTGVKPGTTQKIKIPASKYPAFKPGKALKETVKK from the coding sequence ATGGCAAAAGCTGCTGCAAAGAAAACCAAGACCAAAGCCGACCTGATTGACCAAGTAGCCGCCGCCGCTGGCCTGAAGAAAAAAGACGCCAAAGCCGCCGTAGACGCTTTCCTGAGCAAAGTCGAAGATGCCCTCAAAGCCGGCAACAAAGTGCAACTCACCGGCTTCGGCACCTTCGAAGTGCGCAGCCGTAAAGCTCGCACCGGCGTGAAGCCCGGCACCACCCAAAAAATCAAGATTCCCGCCTCCAAGTATCCCGCCTTCAAGCCCGGCAAGGCCCTGAAGGAAACTGTCAAGAAATAA
- a CDS encoding DUF420 domain-containing protein yields the protein MGQMLGDIAAILIAMSGLAVIIGVILIKRGNRVWHPRVMLVATGLAGLFLVFYLLKWGLYGTTRYAGPEEWRGAYYALLISHTILAAINGPLVLWLIYNALKQRFSIHKAWARWTVPVWLYVAVTGWIIDQVLRTHGESAGGIGF from the coding sequence ATGGGTCAGATGTTGGGCGATATCGCCGCCATTCTAATTGCTATGTCGGGCCTGGCGGTCATTATCGGGGTAATTCTTATCAAGCGCGGGAACCGGGTCTGGCACCCTCGAGTGATGCTGGTAGCCACCGGCCTGGCAGGGCTTTTTTTGGTGTTCTACCTGCTCAAGTGGGGGCTCTATGGAACCACCCGCTATGCAGGGCCGGAGGAATGGCGAGGGGCCTACTACGCCCTCTTGATAAGCCATACCATCCTGGCGGCCATCAACGGGCCGCTGGTGCTATGGCTGATTTACAACGCCCTCAAGCAGCGCTTTAGCATTCACAAAGCCTGGGCCCGCTGGACGGTGCCGGTCTGGCTCTATGTGGCGGTTACCGGCTGGATTATCGACCAAGTTCTGCGCACCCACGGCGAGTCGGCTGGGGGAATTGGCTTTTGA
- a CDS encoding tRNA-binding protein, whose translation MTPYEAFQLLELRVGRIQKALPHPKARKPSYQLWVDLGPLGVKHSSAQLTDLYTPETLVGRLVICATNLGERNIAGFQSEVLVLGLPDEAGRVVLLSVEREVPLGGRVY comes from the coding sequence ATGACGCCCTATGAAGCCTTTCAACTCCTCGAGCTGCGCGTCGGGCGCATCCAGAAAGCCCTGCCCCACCCCAAGGCCCGCAAGCCCTCCTACCAACTCTGGGTTGACCTAGGCCCTCTGGGCGTGAAGCACAGCAGCGCCCAGCTCACCGACCTTTACACCCCCGAAACCCTGGTGGGGCGGTTGGTCATCTGTGCGACCAACCTTGGAGAGCGCAACATTGCCGGCTTCCAATCCGAGGTGCTGGTGCTGGGTCTGCCCGACGAAGCGGGGCGGGTGGTGTTGCTCTCGGTTGAGCGCGAAGTACCCCTGGGAGGGCGGGTCTACTGA
- a CDS encoding 1-acyl-sn-glycerol-3-phosphate acyltransferase, with protein MYEYGLRVYYGAKALARFLLKVLFGLQVEGAEKIPKEGPVILASNHMSFLDPVVMGVACPRVVSYMSRDDVFKYPILRWLLPRLYVIPVSRGSGDLGAIKAAIRVLKNGMAFGIFPEGRRSRTGFIEPFKTGTAAIALRTGATIVPAAIIGSDKAWPVGKGPRLRRPIRVVFGDPIALPPGKTDHQTLEEVTRRLEAAVTELLPPEYHRKPTV; from the coding sequence CGGTTTTTGCTGAAGGTGTTGTTTGGCTTGCAGGTGGAGGGGGCCGAGAAAATCCCCAAGGAGGGCCCAGTGATCCTGGCCTCCAACCATATGTCCTTCCTCGACCCGGTGGTCATGGGGGTGGCCTGCCCCAGGGTGGTGAGCTACATGTCGCGCGACGACGTGTTCAAATATCCTATCCTGCGCTGGTTGTTGCCGCGGCTGTACGTGATTCCGGTCTCGAGGGGCTCGGGTGATCTGGGCGCGATTAAAGCGGCCATCCGGGTGCTCAAAAACGGTATGGCCTTTGGCATCTTTCCCGAGGGGCGCCGTAGCCGCACTGGCTTTATCGAGCCTTTCAAAACCGGCACTGCGGCCATTGCCCTGCGAACGGGCGCGACGATTGTTCCGGCTGCCATTATCGGCAGCGATAAAGCCTGGCCGGTGGGCAAGGGGCCGCGTCTGCGACGCCCTATTCGGGTGGTGTTTGGCGACCCCATTGCCCTACCCCCCGGAAAAACCGACCACCAGACTTTGGAAGAGGTAACCCGGCGGCTCGAGGCCGCCGTAACCGAGCTTTTGCCGCCCGAATACCACAGAAAGCCCACCGTTTAG
- the hisG gene encoding ATP phosphoribosyltransferase, whose amino-acid sequence MIRGRFALVVALPKGRNFADGYEALVGAGLALPVLENKRALLHGQEGGVAILELRNHDVPTYVDLGIADVGVVGNDVLLECGRDVYEPVDLGTGACRLSLIRHPASTGPIRRIATKYPRFTAQILRERGMVADIIELAGNVELAALTGLADAVVDVVQTGTTLRAAGLLEVEVLAHSTARFIVNRQSLKLKRDLLRPLIERLRANARNLPASRG is encoded by the coding sequence ATGATACGGGGACGCTTCGCTTTGGTGGTGGCCTTACCCAAGGGGCGCAACTTTGCCGATGGCTACGAGGCCCTGGTTGGAGCGGGTTTAGCACTGCCCGTCCTGGAAAACAAACGGGCCTTGCTGCATGGCCAGGAGGGGGGGGTGGCGATCCTCGAGCTACGCAACCACGACGTGCCCACCTATGTAGATCTGGGCATTGCCGATGTGGGGGTGGTGGGCAACGATGTGCTCCTCGAGTGCGGGCGCGATGTCTATGAGCCGGTTGACCTGGGCACCGGGGCCTGCCGCCTTTCACTCATCCGCCACCCCGCCTCCACCGGCCCCATCCGCCGCATTGCCACCAAGTACCCCCGCTTTACCGCCCAGATACTGCGCGAACGCGGGATGGTGGCCGACATTATCGAGCTGGCCGGTAACGTAGAGCTAGCGGCCCTTACCGGCCTGGCCGACGCCGTGGTGGACGTGGTACAAACCGGGACTACCCTGCGGGCAGCGGGCCTGCTCGAGGTAGAGGTGTTGGCCCACTCCACCGCGCGTTTCATCGTCAATCGTCAGTCGCTCAAACTCAAGCGTGATCTGCTGCGACCCCTGATCGAACGTTTGCGGGCCAATGCCCGCAACTTACCGGCTTCACGCGGATAG